The following proteins are encoded in a genomic region of Diabrotica virgifera virgifera chromosome 1, PGI_DIABVI_V3a:
- the LOC126889637 gene encoding uncharacterized protein LOC126889637, with the protein MKEDEEKRRQEEKVEKEQRREVKEKRRQEVEEMRRQEEEEKEERHRQEEELKEESRRQAKVEVMNITNVESEQTAFSSSIVDPGTIRSSKILNPPTFDGQTAWETYRFQFENGWNENAMAASLVVSLRGTFSM; encoded by the exons atgaaagaagatGAAGAAAAGCGAAGACAAGAAGAGAAAGTGGAAAAGGAGCAGCGTAGGGAGGTAAAGGAAAAGCGTAGGCAAGAAGTCGAAGAGATGCGTAGACAAGAAGAGGAAGAGAAGGAGGAGAGGCATAGACAAGAAGAGGAACTGAAGGAGGAGAGTCGTAGACAAGCAAAAGTAGAAGTTATGAACA TTACTAATGTCGAATCCGAACAAACAGCCTTTTCTTCTTCCATCGTTGATCCAGGCACAATTAGAAGTAGCAAAATTTTAAACCCACCCACGTTCGATGGCCAAACAGCGTGGGAAACTTATCGTTTTCAATTCGAAAATGGCTGGAATGAAAACGCAATGGCAGCTTCCTTGGTGGTGTCGCTTCGAGGGACTTTTTCTatgtag